The DNA region AGGCCGACTCCCAGGCGCCCAGCCCGTGCCCAGCCGCCCAGCACACCAGGCCTCGGCGGGCAGCGGCTGTGGGCAGGGGCGGCTCCGGCCTGCCCCTGCCGGGCCCTGAGGAGGGGCCCTTTGCCCACATGGAGGAACACTTGGACTGCGACATGGATCAAGAGCTCACCCAGAGGAGAGACCTTACCAGCCAAGAGCTCTGCCTCCGGGAAGAGATGACAGCCCAAGAGATTTACCAGCGACAAGAGGCCATGATCCAAGAAGACTCCCCACGCGCGCCCCTGAGACACCAAGAGTGGCAGCGGTGGGGAGTCGGTGAGAGAGCCCAGTGCGGAGatggcagacagcagcagctggagatggagcacTGGGAAGTAGGTGAGACTGTCCAGGAGCTCACCCAGTGGGATGGAGAAGGTGACACATACCAGCAAGTGTCCCAGCGGGAAGAAGATCTGACATACCAAGAGCAGACCcagcgggaaggagagggatATCTGGAACTCTCTCCTTTGGAAGAAGATTTGCAAAGCCATCTGCACACGTACCGACGGGAAGGAGACGAGAGAGAGCCAGAGGCTACCCAGATGGGAGACATCAGCAGTGAGGAGGTAGGCCAAGGAAAAGATTACAGTCTCCAAAAGCTGGCCCCATGGGAAATAGACAGCAGTGACCAACAGCTGTCCCAAAGGGAAGAGAGTGTCAGCGGCCAGGAGCCGTCCCAGGAGGGCCAAAGAGTCAGGTACAAGATCTCTGATAAGCCCATGAGCCCAGAGAAGGATGAGGAGGCCCAGggtggtgggcagcaggggcctggctctcccagcagcGTGGGCACccagggggaaggagaggcagcctgtgagctgcccagctcctctcctgccccagggagtcCCACAGAGgatgagctggcagctgctgctgctgcagctggagctgctgaggaggtggaggagcccccagagcctctggctgctgaggtgggaatgGCACCAGGTTCTCcagctggcagtgaggaggtgccatgggcagggacacagacaTCAGTCCCTGCCCCACGCagccccccaggctgctgccaacctctgctgggctcagctggggccaccagctctgagcagctgctccaggctgtgcttgaggtccagcagccagaggaacagggggccctggagcagagctcagctccagaactggaagcagcagctgcagtagaaagggaagagagtccaacctctgccctgcacagcccctgctgcccccccagccccacgcCCAGCCCAGCGGGAGCCCAGGAGCCCAGTgaacagcaggaagaggcagacAGGGCATCAGTTCTGTCAGAGGAAGAGGGCGAGAAGGGGGCCTTGGCTGGGGACCTTGACGATAGTCACGGCAAAGATAATGAAGAGATTCAGCTATCTCAAGGAAAATTCAACAAATACCATGAAGGGTCCGAAGAGGAAGCCAGCATTGAGCAGGCGAACTCCCCAGAGGGAGgaaacagctacaatgaagtaaaagcctgcattgagcaggagaaatccccagaagaaaccaacagctacaatgaaggaAAAACCTGCATTGAGCAGGGGATCTCcccagaagaaaacaacagcGACAATGAACAGGAAGCCTGCATTGCGCAGGAAAACTCCCTAGAAGAATCGAACAACCAGAATGtagtggaagcctgcattgagcaggaggTGTCAACAGAAGAAGCCAATAGTGACAATGAAGTAGAAGCCTGTATTGAGCAAGAGAACaccccagaagaaaccaacagctacaatgaaatggaagcctgcactgagcaggagcagtcaccagaagaaaccaacagctacaatgaagggGAGGAATTcactgagcaggagaaatccccagAAGAATCCAGCAGCTACAATGAACTGGAAGCCTGCATTGGGcagaactccccagaagaaaccaacagttACAATGAAGAGCAAACCAGCATTGAGCAAGAGGTGTCACCAGAAGAAACCACCAGCTACAATGAagcagaagcctgcattgagaaAGAGAAATCCAAAGAAGAAGCAAAGAGCTACATTGAAGGGGAATCCTTCATTACGCAAGAGCTGACACCAGAAGAAGACAACAGCTACCACGAAGTTGAAGCCGgcactgagcaggaaaactccTGCGAAAAAGCAAACACCCAGAATgaagaggaagcctgcattgagcaggagaaaacCCCAGAAGATACCAACACTTACAATGAacaggaagcctgcattgagcaggagaattCCCTAGAAGAAGGCAACAGCAACAGcgaagtggaagcctgcattgagcaggagaactccccggaagaaaccaacagctacaatgaggtggaagcctgcattgagcaggagaactcctCAGAAAAAGCCAACACCCAGAATGAACAGGAAGCCTGcattcagcaggagctgccaccagAAGAAGCCAATAGCTACAAcgaagtggaagcctgcattgagcagaactccccagaagaaaccaacagctacagTGAAGTGGAAgactgcattgagcaggagaaatccccagAAGAAGGTAACATCTACAATGAagcagaagcctgcattgagcaggtGAACACCCCAGcagaaaccaacagctacaatgaagcagaagcctgcattgaggAGGAGAACTCCCCGGAAAAAGCCAGCAGCTACAAagaaggagaagcctgcattgagcaggagctgtcaccagAAGCCAACACCTGCAATGAAGTAGAAGACTGCATAGAGCAAGAGAACTCCGCCAAAAAAGCCAACACCCAGAATgaagaggaagcctgcattgagcaggagaaatccccagAAGAGACCAAGAGCAGCAAAGAAGAAGCAGCCTAAATTGAGCAGGCGCTTTCACCAGAAGAAATCAACATGTATAATGAAGTTGAAGCCTGCATTGGGCAAgagaactccccagaagaaaaaaacagatacaacgaaggagaagcctgcattgagcaggagatgtcacaagaaaaaaccaacagctacaaagaaaaagaagcatgcATTGAGCCTgagaactccccagaagaaaccaacagcgGCAATGAAatggaagcctgcattgagccggaaaactccccagaagaaGGCAACAGCTACAAAGAAGGAGAAGACTACATTGGGCAGGAAAACTTCGTACAAGAAACCAAAGGCTACAATGAAGGGGAAGCCTCCATTGAGCAGGAAATTTCCCCAGAAGTAGCCAAAACCCAGaatgaagtggaagcctgcattgagcaggaacTGTCAGCAGAAGAAGCCAACAGCCACAATGAAGCAGAAGCCTacattgagcaggagaactccacagaagaaaccaacagctacaatgaatGGGAggcctgcattgagcaggatatgtcaccagaagaaaccaagagctacaaagaaggagaagcctgcattgagaaTGAGAAATCCCCAGAAGAAGCAAACAGCTGGAATGAAGTGGAAGCCTACATGGAGCAAGAGAACTCCCCCGAAAAAGCCAACACCTTCAATGAAGAGGAAGactgcattgagcaggaaaactccccAGAAAACACCAACAGCTACAACgaaggagaagcctgcattgagcagcagaactccccagaagaaaccaaaactTACAACCAAGttgaagcctgcattgagctgGAGAAATCCatagaagaaaccaacagctacaatgaagaggaagcctgcattgagcaggagctcTCACCAGAAGAATCCAACACCTACAATGAAGAAGAAGCCTGCAATGAGCAGGAGAACTCaacagaagaaaccaacagctacaataAAGGAGCAGCCTGCATTGAGGACAGGTCCCCATCAGAAACCACCACCAACCAAGACGGGTCCCAAGGAGAATCTTTCCTTGGAGAGGCCATCTCCCAAGAAGAATCTGAGATCTATAACATGCTCTCCGACTGGGATGAATTCGATGAAGAAGAGCTGTCCCATGGTGATGTTGGGAGCTATGAAGAAGCTTCAGACTGGGAACTATACCCTGAGCAAAGCCCTTCCCAGGGACAAGCTGGTATCTCCCACAGTCTCTCTGACTGGGAAGATGATAGCGACCATCAGCTGTCCCAAGGAGATGTCAGCACTTACCGAGAGGTGTCGGATTGGGAGCAGTCCATTGGGCAGgagctttcccagcaggaagacTCTGTTGGAAGGAGACCCTCTGTGCAGTCGAACTGGGAAAGCGACGGCGAGCAAGACCTCCTGCAGTACAGCTGGGATCAGAGCATCTGGGACAAGGCCTTGGTGCGCGAAGACGACGAATGGGACGAAATCAgcgtcctggagctctgtgaggaggaagaCAGAGAGCGAAGACTGGCAGGcttggcaggaggaggattCCTCGTGCCCATCCCTCGGCAGGCTTGGGTTGAGGACAGAGCACCTGAGCGGCGCTTCTGGGGGCTGCTCGGTGTCTCGCCTCCCCACGTGGAAGCCCTGGCCCTCAGAGGACACACGGCCTCTGGTGCCTtccaggaggaggtggcagaggccGGCAGCCTCAGGCAGCAGCGGGCCCCCCGCAAGAAGCGTCTGTCCCGGCtgcggcgggcgctgcgggcgctgcgcagcctcttctgcttcccctgCCGGAACCCGCGGGCACAGGActagggctgggcagggccccgctgcacagggcagggctgcacacacCAACCCTGCCCAAACTGTAACAGGTATCGTAAAAATagtagaaggggaaaaaaaactatC from Sylvia atricapilla isolate bSylAtr1 unplaced genomic scaffold, bSylAtr1.pri scaffold_75_arrow_ctg1, whole genome shotgun sequence includes:
- the LOC136375027 gene encoding enolase-phosphatase E1-like — translated: MVIGADSEEEQVKADSQAPSPCPAAQHTRPRRAAAVGRGGSGLPLPGPEEGPFAHMEEHLDCDMDQELTQRRDLTSQELCLREEMTAQEIYQRQEAMIQEDSPRAPLRHQEWQRWGVGERAQCGDGRQQQLEMEHWEVGETVQELTQWDGEGDTYQQVSQREEDLTYQEQTQREGEGYLELSPLEEDLQSHLHTYRREGDEREPEATQMGDISSEEVGQGKDYSLQKLAPWEIDSSDQQLSQREESVSGQEPSQEGQRVRYKISDKPMSPEKDEEAQGGGQQGPGSPSSVGTQGEGEAACELPSSSPAPGSPTEDELAAAAAAAGAAEEVEEPPEPLAAEVGMAPGSPAGTGAQEPSEQQEEADRASVLSEEEGEKGALAGDLDDSHGKDNEEIQLSQGKFNKYHEGSEEEASIEQANSPEGGNSYNEVKACIEQEKSPEETNSYNEGKTCIEQGISPEENNSDNEQEACIAQENSLEESNNQNVVEACIEQEVSTEEANSDNEVEACIEQENTPEETNSYNEMEACTEQEQSPEETNSYNEGEEFTEQEKSPEESSSYNELEACIGQNSPEETNSYNEEQTSIEQEVSPEETTSYNEAEACIEKEKSKEEAKSYIEGESFITQELTPEEDNSYHEVEAGTEQENSCEKANTQNEEEACIEQEKTPEDTNTYNEQEACIEQENSLEEGNSNSEVEACIEQENSPEETNSYNEVEACIEQENSSEKANTQNEQEACIQQELPPEEANSYNEVEACIEQNSPEETNSYSEVEDCIEQEKSPEEGNIYNEAEACIEQVNTPAETNSYNEAEACIEEENSPEKASSYKEGEACIEQELSPEANTCNEVEDCIEQENSAKKANTQNEEEACIEQEKSPEETKSSKEEAA